The Sphingobium aromaticiconvertens genome has a segment encoding these proteins:
- a CDS encoding MBL fold metallo-hydrolase, with protein MDRSLFLRIARAIGTSLFFIVVALCLAITIVPPFLDRIYYEGPVSRHYDGAHFFNPDGAIEPPVQPGRSRHGFVARWLLGSDDRPDWPDAVAVRQARPAPFAAPRGMKAIWVGHATVLVQAAGLNILTDPVWSDHASPLPPFGPKRVAKPGIAIEKLPKIDLILISHNHYDHLDLPTLKTLWARDKPKIVTSLGNDALLKAHGIAATALDWGQSVTGAALNDLVPQAVIQCETYEHCPDYRVHVTRNHHWSSRWGTDRNRALWSSFFIETRAGNIFFAGDTGAGDMRWADEAARIGPIRLALIPIGAFRFWPGQMQSDAHIGPRQAVEVFERLRASTAIPIHWGTFRLSYEKWDTPPRMLEHYLRCEGIPRSRFAPVKIGQEIMVPTVSSVPHEKPSCDERAIKALQ; from the coding sequence ATGGATCGCAGCCTCTTCCTTCGTATCGCCCGTGCTATTGGCACGAGCCTGTTCTTCATCGTTGTCGCTCTCTGTCTGGCGATCACGATAGTCCCGCCCTTTCTGGACCGCATCTATTATGAGGGGCCGGTAAGCCGCCATTATGATGGCGCGCATTTCTTCAATCCCGATGGCGCGATCGAGCCGCCGGTGCAGCCGGGGCGCAGCCGTCATGGCTTTGTCGCGCGCTGGCTGCTAGGCAGCGACGACCGTCCGGATTGGCCCGATGCTGTGGCGGTGCGGCAGGCACGCCCCGCCCCCTTCGCCGCACCACGGGGAATGAAAGCGATATGGGTCGGTCACGCCACGGTGCTGGTGCAGGCGGCCGGCCTTAACATCCTGACCGACCCCGTCTGGTCGGATCACGCCAGCCCCCTGCCCCCCTTTGGTCCGAAGCGGGTAGCAAAGCCGGGGATCGCAATAGAAAAGCTGCCAAAGATCGACCTGATCCTCATCAGCCATAATCATTATGATCATCTGGACCTGCCGACACTGAAGACACTGTGGGCGCGCGACAAGCCCAAGATCGTGACGAGCCTTGGCAATGACGCGTTACTGAAAGCGCATGGGATTGCGGCGACGGCGCTCGACTGGGGACAGTCGGTGACGGGCGCTGCGCTCAATGATCTGGTGCCGCAGGCGGTGATCCAGTGCGAAACCTATGAACATTGCCCCGATTATCGCGTGCATGTGACACGCAACCATCATTGGAGCAGCCGCTGGGGCACCGACCGCAACCGCGCTCTGTGGTCGAGCTTCTTCATCGAGACGCGAGCGGGCAATATCTTCTTTGCTGGCGACACCGGCGCGGGGGATATGCGCTGGGCGGATGAAGCGGCCCGGATCGGACCGATCCGACTGGCGCTGATTCCGATCGGCGCGTTTCGCTTCTGGCCGGGGCAGATGCAGTCGGACGCGCATATCGGGCCGCGCCAGGCGGTCGAAGTCTTCGAACGGCTGCGCGCCTCCACCGCGATCCCGATCCATTGGGGCACCTTCCGCCTGTCCTATGAGAAGTGGGACACCCCGCCCCGAATGCTGGAACACTATCTACGGTGCGAAGGCATCCCACGCAGCCGCTTTGCGCCAGTGAAGATCGGGCAGGAAATCATGGTACCGACCGTCTCGTCCGTGCCCCACGAAAAACCATCCTGTGACGAACGGGCGATAAAGGCACTCCAATGA
- a CDS encoding GNAT family N-acetyltransferase translates to MRHADLPAIAAISDTVHQSYSEDMAIYAERLDLYPSGCFTLWRGNRIGGYLISHPWHRHSPPALNAMLDSIPAMAGTYYLHDIALLPDARGSGAGRAAVDLIIDLARKAGFQDVMLMAVNGADRFWASVGFTYVDDADPAAQPGGYGAGTHHMRRVIEG, encoded by the coding sequence ATGCGCCATGCAGACCTGCCCGCTATCGCCGCCATTTCGGACACCGTCCACCAAAGCTATTCGGAGGATATGGCGATCTATGCCGAGCGGCTGGACCTCTATCCGTCCGGTTGCTTTACCTTATGGCGAGGAAATCGGATCGGTGGCTATCTGATCAGCCATCCATGGCATCGCCATAGCCCCCCGGCGCTGAACGCAATGCTGGATTCCATCCCGGCCATGGCGGGCACTTATTATCTGCATGATATCGCGCTGCTGCCCGATGCGCGCGGCAGTGGAGCCGGACGGGCCGCCGTCGACCTGATTATCGACCTCGCCCGGAAAGCCGGTTTTCAGGACGTGATGCTGATGGCCGTCAATGGCGCTGACCGTTTCTGGGCATCGGTCGGTTTCACTTATGTGGACGACGCCGACCCGGCAGCACAGCCCGGTGGCTATGGCGCAGGAACGCACCACATGCGCCGCGTCATCGAGGGCTGA
- the uvrB gene encoding excinuclease ABC subunit UvrB — MAIQIRTTLDEPETGEGFVPHRPARPEKSEGGRPFTLVSDYEPAGDQPTAIAELVEQALGGEKDQVLLGVTGSGKTFTMAKVIEALQRPALILAPNKILAAQLYGEFKSFFPDNAVEYFVSYYDYYQPEAYVARSDTYIEKESSVNESIDRMRHSATRALLERDDCIIVASVSCLYGIGSVETYSAMTFSLKKGGIEDQREIIRKLVALQYKRNDVGFARGNFRVKGDNLEIFPSHYEDTAWRISMFGDEIEEIVEFDPLSGKKVASLDYVKVFPNSHHVTPGPTLKQAMEAIRHELTERLKELEAEGKLLEAQRLEQRTNFDLEMIAATGSCAGIENYSRFLTGRLPGEPPPTLFEYLPENALLFVDESHQTVPQIGAMARGDHRRKITLAEYGFRLPSCIDNRPLRFNEWDVMRPQTVSVSATPGKWEMEQTDGVFSEQVIRPTGLIDPPVEIKPVEDQVDDLINECRKVAAQGYRTLVTTLTKRMSEDLTEFMHEAGIKVRYMHSDVETLERIELIRDLRLGVYDVLIGINLLREGLDIPECGLVAILDADKEGFLRSETSLIQTIGRAARNVDGRVILYADRITGSMERALSETSRRREKQEAYNAEHGITPTTIKRNIGDIIAHVASRDQVTIDTGIDDKPHLVGHNLRAHIEDLEKKMRAAAADLEFEEAGRIRDEIRKLEAEELGLPAHEQIAAIRGRATEGKPGTRKMRYGKVQRKGR; from the coding sequence ATGGCAATTCAGATCCGCACCACCCTCGATGAACCCGAAACGGGCGAGGGCTTTGTCCCCCACCGCCCCGCGCGCCCTGAAAAGAGCGAGGGGGGCCGTCCCTTCACGCTGGTATCGGACTATGAACCGGCGGGTGATCAGCCGACCGCGATCGCCGAACTGGTCGAGCAGGCGCTGGGCGGAGAGAAGGACCAGGTACTGCTGGGCGTCACCGGCTCTGGCAAGACGTTCACCATGGCCAAGGTAATCGAGGCGTTGCAGCGGCCTGCCCTGATCCTTGCGCCCAACAAGATATTGGCGGCACAGCTTTATGGCGAGTTCAAGAGCTTCTTTCCCGACAATGCGGTCGAATATTTCGTTAGCTATTATGACTATTACCAGCCCGAGGCCTATGTAGCCCGGTCGGACACCTATATCGAGAAAGAGTCGAGCGTAAACGAGAGCATCGACCGGATGCGCCACTCCGCCACCCGCGCGTTGCTGGAGCGGGACGACTGCATCATCGTCGCTTCCGTATCGTGCCTTTATGGCATCGGGTCGGTCGAAACCTATTCAGCCATGACCTTCTCCCTGAAAAAAGGCGGGATCGAGGATCAGCGGGAGATTATCCGCAAGCTGGTCGCGCTCCAGTATAAGCGCAACGATGTCGGCTTTGCCCGCGGCAATTTCCGGGTGAAGGGCGACAATCTGGAAATCTTCCCTTCCCATTATGAGGATACCGCCTGGCGCATATCCATGTTCGGCGACGAGATTGAGGAGATTGTCGAGTTCGACCCGCTGTCGGGGAAGAAGGTCGCCAGCCTCGACTATGTGAAGGTCTTTCCCAACAGCCACCACGTGACGCCAGGACCGACGCTGAAACAGGCGATGGAAGCGATCCGCCATGAACTGACCGAACGGCTGAAGGAACTGGAGGCGGAGGGCAAGCTGCTGGAGGCGCAGCGGCTGGAGCAGCGCACCAATTTCGATCTTGAGATGATCGCGGCCACCGGAAGCTGTGCGGGGATCGAGAATTATTCGCGCTTCCTGACTGGCCGTCTGCCGGGGGAACCGCCGCCGACTTTGTTCGAATATCTGCCCGAGAATGCGCTGCTGTTCGTGGACGAAAGCCACCAGACCGTGCCGCAGATCGGCGCGATGGCGCGCGGCGATCACCGGCGCAAGATCACGCTGGCCGAATATGGCTTCCGCCTGCCAAGTTGCATCGACAACCGCCCGCTGCGCTTCAACGAATGGGATGTGATGCGGCCGCAGACGGTCAGCGTCTCCGCCACCCCCGGCAAATGGGAGATGGAGCAGACCGACGGCGTGTTCAGCGAACAGGTGATCCGCCCCACTGGCCTGATCGACCCGCCGGTCGAGATCAAACCGGTCGAGGATCAGGTGGATGACCTGATCAACGAATGTCGCAAGGTCGCCGCGCAGGGCTATCGCACGCTCGTCACCACGCTGACCAAGCGGATGTCCGAAGACCTGACCGAGTTCATGCATGAGGCGGGGATCAAGGTCCGTTATATGCACAGCGACGTCGAGACGCTGGAGCGTATCGAGTTGATCCGCGACCTGCGGCTGGGCGTCTATGATGTGCTGATCGGCATCAACCTGCTGCGCGAGGGGCTGGATATTCCCGAATGCGGACTGGTGGCGATATTGGATGCGGACAAGGAAGGCTTCCTGCGTTCCGAAACCTCACTGATCCAGACGATCGGCCGCGCGGCGCGCAACGTGGACGGGCGCGTGATCCTCTATGCCGACCGGATCACCGGCAGCATGGAACGGGCGCTGAGCGAAACCTCACGCCGCCGCGAAAAGCAGGAAGCCTATAACGCCGAACATGGCATCACCCCCACCACGATCAAGCGCAACATCGGCGACATCATCGCCCATGTCGCCTCCCGCGATCAGGTGACGATCGACACGGGAATCGACGACAAGCCCCACCTTGTCGGCCACAATCTGCGCGCCCATATCGAGGATCTGGAAAAGAAGATGCGCGCCGCAGCGGCGGACCTGGAGTTTGAGGAAGCCGGACGGATCCGCGACGAAATCCGCAAGCTGGAAGCGGAGGAACTAGGCCTGCCCGCGCATGAGCAGATCGCGGCGATCAGGGGGCGGGCGACGGAGGGGAAGCCGGGGACGCGGAAGATGCGGTATGGGAAGGTGCAGCGGAAGGGTCGGTAG
- a CDS encoding DUF3617 domain-containing protein: MKNAILVLAGMTALLAGCGKSEKDAINASAPMSREDVAAQVSKVKMKPGQWETSFALEDIDFTNMPKGAPTSAQMKDQMKAAMSRSAIKNCVTPEQAANPSADMLSGQKDQNCTYKGFDMAGGTIKGQVSCDKGGQAMTATMTGHYAPESYDVTMDMTTKGGTDGVAMTMKARTQGKWVGDQCTANKG; the protein is encoded by the coding sequence ATGAAAAATGCGATTTTGGTCTTGGCGGGCATGACGGCCTTGCTTGCAGGTTGCGGCAAGAGCGAGAAGGATGCCATCAACGCCAGCGCGCCAATGAGCCGTGAGGATGTCGCGGCGCAGGTGAGCAAGGTAAAGATGAAGCCCGGCCAGTGGGAAACCAGCTTCGCTCTGGAAGACATCGACTTCACCAACATGCCCAAGGGTGCGCCGACATCCGCGCAGATGAAGGATCAGATGAAGGCGGCGATGAGCCGCTCCGCCATCAAAAATTGCGTGACGCCGGAGCAAGCCGCCAATCCCAGCGCAGATATGCTGTCGGGTCAAAAGGACCAGAACTGCACCTATAAGGGCTTCGACATGGCGGGCGGCACGATCAAGGGGCAGGTCAGCTGCGACAAGGGCGGGCAAGCGATGACCGCGACCATGACCGGCCATTATGCGCCCGAAAGCTATGACGTGACGATGGACATGACGACCAAGGGCGGGACCGACGGTGTCGCCATGACCATGAAGGCGCGCACGCAGGGTAAATGGGTTGGCGACCAATGCACGGCGAACAAGGGGTAG
- the pip gene encoding prolyl aminopeptidase, whose translation MTNSLRTLYPAIEPYASGHLGVGDGHALYWERAGTPGAKPVVFLHGGPGGGIAPEHRRLFDPARYDVLLFDQRGCGRSTPHAELEANTTWHLVADIERLREMMEVEQWLVFGGSWGSTLALAYAQTHVQRVTELVLRGIFTIRRSEIDWYYQHGASRIYPDKWERFVEPIPQADRDNLVKAYRRILTGDDRAARIAAAKAWSVWEGETIRLLPDDALSATHEADDFALAFARIENHYFVHGGWLEDGQLVRDAGKLAAIPGVIVQGRYDMACPAETAWALHRAWPQADFEMIEGAGHAYNEPGILDALVRATDRFVKSQN comes from the coding sequence ATGACCAACAGCCTCCGCACCCTCTACCCGGCGATCGAGCCTTATGCCTCTGGCCATCTGGGCGTGGGGGACGGCCACGCCCTCTATTGGGAGCGCGCGGGCACGCCGGGCGCGAAGCCGGTTGTCTTCCTGCATGGTGGTCCGGGTGGCGGCATCGCGCCCGAGCATCGCCGCCTGTTCGATCCCGCGCGCTATGATGTGCTGCTGTTCGACCAACGCGGCTGCGGTCGATCGACACCCCATGCGGAATTGGAGGCCAATACCACCTGGCACCTCGTCGCCGACATCGAACGGCTGCGCGAGATGATGGAGGTGGAGCAATGGCTGGTCTTCGGCGGTAGCTGGGGCTCGACCCTCGCGCTCGCCTATGCCCAGACCCATGTGCAGCGCGTCACTGAACTGGTGCTGCGTGGCATTTTCACGATCCGGCGGAGCGAGATCGACTGGTATTATCAGCATGGCGCCAGCCGCATCTATCCCGACAAATGGGAGCGTTTTGTGGAGCCGATCCCGCAGGCGGACCGCGACAACCTCGTTAAAGCCTATCGCCGCATCCTGACCGGCGATGATCGCGCGGCCCGGATCGCCGCGGCCAAGGCGTGGAGCGTCTGGGAGGGCGAAACCATCCGCCTTCTTCCCGATGACGCGCTGTCCGCCACCCACGAAGCCGACGATTTCGCCTTGGCCTTCGCCCGCATCGAAAATCACTATTTCGTTCATGGCGGCTGGTTGGAAGACGGCCAGTTGGTCCGCGACGCGGGCAAGCTGGCGGCCATCCCCGGCGTGATCGTGCAGGGCCGTTACGACATGGCCTGCCCGGCGGAAACGGCGTGGGCGCTGCACCGCGCCTGGCCGCAAGCGGACTTCGAGATGATCGAGGGGGCGGGGCACGCCTATAACGAGCCGGGGATATTGGATGCGCTGGTCCGGGCGACGGATCGGTTTGTCAAAAGCCAAAATTAG